A segment of the Phycisphaerae bacterium genome:
GCCGGAAAGGAGCACATCGCGGATCTGGGGATGGCTCCTGATGTACTCGATACCCTCTTCGTACTGGCGCGCGTTGAAATGGTACTCACCGGTCTGCCCGACCAACCGCGCCCTTGTGCAATAACGACAATAGGTCGCGCAGAAGTTCGTTACCAGAAAGAGCACGCGATCCGGATAGCGGTGAACCAGCCCCGGAACGGGCATGTAGGCGTCTTCTGCGAGCGGATCGTCGGCTTCCCCCGGCCCAGTGATGAACTCACCCGGTAGCGGAATCATCGTCCTGCGAAGAGGGTCGTCGGCATCGCTCCGATCGATCAGCGCCGCGTAGTATGGCGTGATCCCAACCGGCAAGCGACCGCCAAGCGCTTCAACTGCCGAATGTTCATCCGTTGAGAGCGAGAAGATGCGCTCCAATCCGTCGAGTTCGCGGATGCGTTTGCGCAACTGCCAGCGCCAGTCACTCCACTCCTCGATCGTTGCTTCGGGATAGAAGTTCCGGCGGAACTCGTCGATGATCGGACTTGGCTGCTCGGCGCCTGGCGCACGAGCACGCTGACCCGTCGATCGTCGCCTGCGCGCGTTCCCGTTCCTCGGCGGGAGTATCGGAGGCGTGTTATCCAGCACAGTAAGGGACGCTACGATGGGGCGGTAACCGCCAGGCTCCGGTTCGGAGCCGCAGGAGTGCTCGTCCATTTTCTCTTGGACAACCTCAGGTGAACGCCGCCGCTTCGTCCCCGACCGAGTTACACACGGGCGATACTGTGACTCATCGCGCGGGACCACCATTGCGCGGGGATTAAACCGTACGGACAGAAAAAGTCAACGATTTTCTGAGGATAATTATTGCGTTTTTTTCCACGCCCGGAGCCCGCCGATTCCCTGACTCCAACGGACACTGAGTCGGCAGGGGATCGCCGAGACTTCGAACCAGAATTCCACAGCAAACGGGATCTTTCTGGTACCCCTGCTCAGCCGACCGCCGCCCGGCTTGTCCGGCTCCCGCCTCGCCGAAGCCTCGGCTCGGTTCATCCCGGACGGCGGATCTATCCATATTGCAATGGACATCCCCCGCCGGTAGCGTCGTACGGAAATATCAGAGCAGAACCATGAGGATTGCCTATTTCGATTGCTTCAGCGGGGCCGGCGGCGACATGATCGCGGCGGCCCTGATTGACGCCGGTGCCGACCCTGACGCCCTCCGAGGTCAGCTCGATTCGCTCGGACTCGCCGGTTACCAACTGGAGATCGGCAAGGTTTCGAAGCAGGGGTTCGCCGGCACCCGCTTCCGCGTCGAGCTCGATGCTTCCGCCCCCCGTCCGCACCGGCACCTCAAGCATGTCGTGGAAATCATTGAGCGGTCCTCGCTATCGGAACGGGCCCAAGCCACGAGCATCGCCGTCTTCCGACGCCTCGCCGAGGCCGAATCCAAGGTGCATGGTTGTGCCATGGAGCAAGTCCATTTTCACGAAGTCGGTGCCGTCGACGCCATTTTGGATGTGACTTCAGCGGCGATCTGCCTGGAGCTCCTGGGCATCAAACGGGTGGACTGTTCGCCCCTGCCGGTCGGATCGGGAACCATAACCTGCGAGCACGGCGTGATGCCCGTTCCCGCTCCGGCGACGGCCGAGCTCCTCCACGGGGTTCCCATCGCGGCCTCTGAGGAAACAGGCGAACTGACCACCCCCACCGCCGCCGCGATTCTGACAACGCTGGCCGAGGGTTACGGTCCGGTGCCTGCCATGCGGCTTCAGTCCACGGGGTATGGAGCCGGGACGCGGGAGGGTCGGCACCGCCCCAATCTCCTGCGGGTGTTGATCGGAGAATCGTCCGCCTCCGGGGAATCCGACCTTGTCAGCATCCTGGAGACCAATCTGGACGACGCCACGCCGCAGACGGTCGCTTTCGCCACGGAACGGCTGCTCGCCACGGGTGCACTGGATGTCTACACCGTGCCGATAGGGATGAAGAAGGGACGCGCGGGCGTTCTTCTGACCGTGCTCTGCGACGTGCAACGCACGGCCGAGTTCGAGAAAATCATATTTGCCGAAACCCCGACGCTGGGTATTCGCAAGTTTCAAGTGCAGCGGGCCAAGCTCCACCGGCGCATCGAAACCGTACAAACGGCGTATGGGCCGATTCGCGTGAAGCTCGCGGAGCATGGCGGCACAATCGTCACCGCAAGTCCGGAATACGAGGACTGCCGTGAAGCCGCCCTGCGGGAGGGAATTCCGCTGCGGGTCATTCTTGAGACCGCCCGGCTCGCGTGGCAAAGCAGGCCGGGGCGCGGCTAAACCCGGCGGTCGATCGAACTCATCCGACAGGGACGTCATGCCATGAGCTTACTGGAAAGCGCCGCCGCCCGAACCCATATTGAGCAGTCCGTGCACGTGGTTGCCGCCTGGATCAGCCCCGGTCAGTTGGGCCTGCTGGGCGTACTGATCGTCGCCCTGACGATTCTCATGATGATTACTCGACGGCGGATTCAGACCCACACCGGACTTCCCGGCCCCAACGCGCGAGAGCTGTATCAATCTCGAAACGCCCATGCGGATGCTTCACGTCGGGAAGTGGAGGAAGCCATTCTGGAGCTTGACCGCGTCGCCCGGCAGGTTCATGGCCAGCTTGACACGCGATTCGCGAGGCTCGAGGCGCTGATTCGCGCGGCCGACGAGCGCATCCAGAAGCTCGATCGAGCGATGAACGCGGACGGCCATGCCCCGGCGCTCGACGTGGTCGTCGATGGTCCAGAGGGTGATCCCAACCATGCAGCGCCGTCCGCAAACGCAGCGCCGGATTCGCATGCCGAGATTCACCGCCTCGCCGATCAGGGACTCAGCGCCGCTGAGATTGCCCATCGGGAAGAGCGTCCGGTCGGGGAAATCGAGTTGATCCTCGCCCTGCGCAAAGCCCGCTCGACCGATCCGCTTGGCGTTCGGTAAGAAGCCCATCTTTTCGCCTGGCTGTGGCCAATTCCGGCATTCGTTCTGAACTGGCGACAATTCAGCACAGTACCACACTTTCCCGGACGCTTGCGCAACGTGAAATCTGGTCTTGTCGGGCGTATGATGACCGTAGCCTGCGACGCACGGACGAAAGCGGACAGGGGTTGGGAGCAAGTCGATTATGGGCCTTTGCGTTACGTTCGTCAGCGGATTGCGACGCTGCGGCAAGAGTACGCTCATCCGCGCCATGATCGACCAGCTCTGGAAGCGGCCGCCGCACTACATCCGGCTGGTCAAGTCCGGCGGCGACAAGACCCGGCCTCCCCCGTCCGCCAAGCCCAATGGCGACTGTGGCGTGGCGACCGCCCGGTGGCTGGAATACGACGATGAACGCATCTTTGAGCTCCTGGGCGAAACGCTGACCGCACTTCACAAGCAGGACCGCTACGGTTCCGTCGTGGTCGAGGCCGACGCGGAGCCCATCCTCCGCTGGGCCTACCCCTACGACCACCGGGTGTTTGTCATGCCGGTTCCGGAGTCGCTGGGTGACATTTTTCGCGATCCCCAGCGGGCGGCCGTCGAGCTCCAACGTGTTCTGGATGACACGCAGGCCTTTGCCTCGGAGATTTTCGGACTCTTCAGCGACGAGTTGATGGACGACGGCGACACGCACGAAGAGCGGAGCGCACTCTCGAAAACACAGCTACGGGGCTTCCTCCACTCGCCGCTCGGGGACGAATTGGCTACGCGAATCCAGCTCAGTCCGCCCTACCACGGGCTGGTCGAAAGCGACCTCATCATCATCAACGACAAAGTGGGCGCGCCAACCCAGGATACACCGACCTGCATCCGCCGCATCGAGCGTTTGCTGGACCGCATTCGCCTCGCTTCGGGTCGCGCAAACCAGTTGTTTCATTGCGACCCCCTCGATTTCTCTTCATCGACCGGCAAGCGACTCCTCAAGGCACTCAAGCCCATGTGCTTGGGCGGCAAGTGAGACGCATCCGATCACAGGATATCACAACCAGGAACGCGCGGCCTGTGCGCAAGCCTTGTCACGCAGAGAACGTGGGCATAGTCTGGCCTCGCTTTCACATCGTTTCCGCACGCGAGGACTCAATGTGATCGCATGTCGGGCGGATTCGGAAAGTGATGCAGAACAGGACTTGACCGCATGGCCGTGGTCGTCGGCATCGATGAAGCGGGTTACGGCCCGATGCTCGGACCGCTGGTGGTGAGCGGCACCGCGTTCCGTGTTCCCGATGACCAGGCCCGGGAATGCCTGTGGACGCGGTTGCGTCGAACCTGCTCCCGGAAACCGACGCCGCGCGGCCGCAAGCTCGCCATCGCGGACAGCAAAATCCTGTACAAACCTGGCTTGGGACCGAACGGATTGTCCCTGCTTGAACGCGCCTTCCTGGTCATGCTGGCAACAACGGGTGTCCGGCCGCGATTCTTCAGCGAGCTGCTCGAATACCTCGCCCCGCACGCCCTGAAGGCGGCAGGATCCCAGCCCTGGTATGCCGAAACGGGGTTCGCGCTGCCCCTCGCCCCGGACACGGGAGACGTCGGAACACGTGCCAACGCCGTCCTCCGCGACTGCCGGGAGGGCGGAATCGTGCCCGTCGCCCTGGTCAGTGAGACGCTCCTGGAGGACGAATTCAATCGGAGGCTCCGGGCCACGCGGAACAAGGCCGTCGTCTTGCTGGGTCAAGTGCTCCGGGTCGTCGAGCGGATCCGGCTGCTGGTTCCCGGCGAATCGCTTCTCGTACACGTGGATCGTCTTGGAGGTCGCGTGCATTATCGGGAGTGGATCGGGCTTTCCTGGCCTGGAAATCTCTCCGTCCTCGAGGAGGCTCCGGAATCGAGCCGCTATTCCGTCACGTGCGACGGCTTGTCCATGGAGATTGATTTCACCGTCGGGGGAGAGAATAAGCACCTTCCGATCGCGCTTGCCAGCATTGCGAGCAAGTACGTCCGGGAACTCTACATGTACGCGTTCAATACATACTGGTCATCGAAGAAGGAATCGTTGCGGCCGACGGCCGGCTACTTCAACGATGCACTTCGGTGGATCGCGGATGCGGCCGAACTGCTGGAGCGAGCCGGCGTGGATCGCGCCTCGCTTGTACGGGAAAGATGAGAAACCGCTTTTGGGGAGTGGAATGGTGAAATCCTTCTCCGGAACTCGCTCAAAGTTCGTTGACAGAGCTGCGTCGCCGCGTTAAGGTCACATCGTCCGAAGGGGAGTCACCTTGTGTCCATCGAGCGCTGGTCCGACAACATCCTGGTCGTAGACCTTCAAGACGACCCGGCCTTTACTGACGATCTTAACGCGCTGATCGATCAGGGTGAGGCCGATGGACAAACCGCGGTCATTCTGGACTTCAAGGGTGTCAACTACGTCAATTCTTCCAACATCGCAAAGCTGCTCAAGCTACGCAAGAAGCTGCTGACGGAGAAGCGCCGTCTGGTTCTCTGCGAGATCAATACGAACGTCTGGGGCCTGTTCCTGGTCACCGGGCTGGACAAGGTCTTCGAGTTCACCGACAACGTCGCGATCGCGCTCGCCGGCGTGCAGATGGCCTCTCAATAACCTGTCGGGAAAGGGCCTTGCGGCATGGAGCGAGCGGCATTCTTCGCCTGGATCGTGACGGCCGTTCTGCTGGGCGGCTGCCGTGCCACGGGTCCTCGAGCAACCGAGTACAGTTTGAGTCCGGAGATCTCCGTGCCTCGCGAGCTGGCGCTTGCTGCGGTCGAATCAGCGTTGATCGAGCAGGGACTGAAGATCGAGTCGCGCGATTGGGCTGCGGGCCTGATTCAGACCGCGCCGGTTCCGATTCCGAATCGCAATGTGGATTTCATCACCTCGGCGCGACTAAGCACGCCGCGCCCGCAGCGCATGATTGTCGACGTTCGGGTGGTCGAAGCGGACGGCGCCAACCAAGTCTATTGCCGGGCGCGCGTGCAGCAGCAGGTGTCCCAGGCATACCGCATGGCAACTGAGGATTGGCGGGGAGATGATCGGCCGGGAGTTACGCCAATCGAAGCGGAGGCCGGTTCCACCGCCGAACAGAACGTCGTCTGGGAATTCGCCCGGCGTGACCGTCGGATGGAGCGCATGATCGTCGACGCCGTCACCAGCCGTCTCGCTGCCGATGGTGGCTAGCGCCCGCGGCCGGACTCCGCGGGCGAAGCATCACGGTATCAGATTGAAGCTGCTGAATACGAAGTTTTGCACCACGGTGCCGATGATCGAATTGGCCAGCCCGGCAACGATCTGCTGCTGGTCGATGCTGCAACTGCCCGCCTGAAGCAGCACAGCCGCGCTTGCTACAGAAACGAAACGGCGCGTCCACCTCTTCCATTGACGTTTCATCTCGGTCACTCCCATCGCGACGCTCAATACATACGTCGGTATCAGCCACGATCCTGCGTGGAGGCGTCGTCATTATCCAGCAGAACAAGTTCGCGAACAACATAGACGGGAACGGGATCGACCGTACCGGTTTGGAGACGGCTGGAGGTGGACCGTACCCCGACACGATGCCCAAGGTACTTGTCCAGATCGATGGTCATGTCCGGCGGAATCTCGACGTACGCGATGGTTCTCGGCCTGTCGCCATCGACATCGACGAGCCGTAAGCGCTTCGGCGTCGCCGAGTTGGCAAAAACCGCACTTTCCCGCAGCACACCCTCGGCATCCAGACCGGCCGGCGTCGGCGTAGTCAGAGCGCTCATCGTGCTCCGTTGCTGAATGTACCGGAGGCGGAGTTCCTCGCTTTGCTCATCGATCTTTCGCATCTGGGCGATGGCGGCGTCCAGCGAAGCCATTTCCTCAAGCTGTTGCAACCTCGCTTCTGCGTATCGCTGTGCAAGCTCGTCGTCGTTCTGGTCTGCAACCGCGCGCAACTCTTTGCTGATTGTTCCGAAATCCCGCGCGTCCGCGTCCTTTTCCATCTCCCGCTGGATCGTCCGCTCAATCTCGACGAGTTGCAATCGCTCCGGCGTGCTCGGCAACCCCTTCAGAGCTGAATCCGTCCCGGTAATGATCACCGGAGTTGCACGACGCGAGGGCGATATCCTCTGAGTTCGCTGAGTCGGTGCCGATGCGGTCGACGTCGGCGGGTTGGATGGAGCGCTAGATGGCGCGTTGGAATCGACCGAAGTCGGTTGCGAGCCGGCGGGTGGGGCATGGCCGGCAAGATTCACCAAGCTCGAAGAAATCCAGACCGACACGCCGCTCGGCGGACGGATACGGAGGTAGCCGTCGGCACTCTCGCCCAGAATCGTCACCTCCGTACCTCGAGATACCTTCATCTGAAGTGTCGAACGGTGCCGCTCGAATGGCGGAAGATCGGACCCGGCCCGGATAAGAACGTTGTTGCCGTTTACGACACCATGAACGTTGTCCGGTGTATCAACGTACTCGGCCGAAATCCAACTGAATACGTTCGATGGTGGAACGATTTCGTACCACTCTCCGGTCTGTCCGATGACGGTCACGCGGTCGCCGGCGTTCAGTTTTGAAACAGGATAATAGTTCGAGCTAGGACCGCTTCGCACGTAGACATCATTACCGGTGACTTCGCCCGCCACAGGACTTGTGGGCGCCGGCGGGTTAGTCTGGGCGAAGGCCCCGGCGGAGAACAACACCAGGCCCCAGGCCGCCCCCCAAGTTCCGCCGACAAGATTCAGACCTCGTCTTTTTGGGGTTCCCAGCGACATGACTGCCAACTCCTTCGACCCGATCCTGTGAAATCAGCCTCGCCAAACCGCGCACGCTAATCCGCGCGGACGACGCTGTCAACGCGGGACGCTTCGTGCCAGCCGGGATCGGTTCGCTTACACTTTCCTACGGTGAATTCCGCCGGTTTCGGAGCTCCCATGCCGTCCATCATCACGGAATTCGAACGGCTTTCCGTCCGGTGCGAGATCGGCGCCGCGATTGCGGCGCTGGCTCCGCGCAACGGAACTGCCATTCTCGAAAGCGCTTACGGGAATCCGCGGTTCTCTCGATACAGCATACTGGCGGACGACCCCGTTGATGAGTTCAAGTGGTTGTCGCACTCCGACGGCGACGCCATCGAAGCACTTCACGAAGCCACATCGAGGTTGTTTGGTCACCAAAGCCAGGAAGTACAAGAGAGGCTCGGGGATTACCACGGCGTGGCAGAGCCCAATGGACCCGCGTGCGGATGGATAGGCTACTTCGCCTACGAGGCCGGATTGGGACGAGGCGACGCCGCTCCGGTTCTGCATCGACACTCCCCGGCGAAGCTCGCCCATCTGCGATTCTACGACACCATGGCGGTGTATGACCGGCTCGAGAATCGGTGGTACGCCGCCGGGATCGATTGGCCGCGAAGCTCGGCCCAGTCCGGCAATCGGCCGGCACTTCGAGATCGACTCCGTGCCCAGGAAACGCGACTGCGGAATATCGCAGAGCGATCGATTCCGTTGGGCCATGAGTCGTCATCGGCGCCACCCGCTGATATTGAATCGAACATGAGCCATGAGGCCTATTGCCGACACGTAGCGCGCATCAAAGGACACATCGAAGCCGGAGATGTCTATCAAGTCAACCTGACGCAGCGGTTCGCGATCCGCTCCCAACTGTCACACACTGAAGCGTACATGCGTCTCAGGAATATCAGTCAGCCGGCTCACGGCGCCCTGCTGGTGCATGATGATTACGCCGTCCTGTCCTCCTCGCCGGAGCTCTTTCTGCAGCTCGATGGGCGGCGCGTGATCACACGCCCTATCAAAGGCACTCGTCCGCGAACCGGCAATCCCGCCGTCGACCGGATCCACCGCGACGAGCTGCAGACCTGCGTGAAAGAACGAGCAGAGTTGGTGATGATCGTCGACCTCATGCGCAACGACCTTGGCCGCGTTTGTCGCCCCGGCAGCATCCGCGTAGTCGAAGCCGCGGCAATTGAAGAGCACCCCACCGTGTTCCATCAGGTCGCGACCATCCACGGCCATCTGGCCGAAGGGCGTGGCTGGGCGGACCTGCTTCGCGCAACGTTCCCGCCCGGATCGGTCACCGGCGCGCCGAAAATCCGGGCGATGCAGATCATCGACGAACTGGAACCGACGCCGCGCGACGTGTATTGTGGGTCGATCGGTCGCATCGGCGTGGATGGTTCACTCTCGCTCAATGTGGCGATCCGGACCATGATCCATCGCCGAGGCGTGTTTCACTGCTACGCGGGCGGAGCCATCGTTGCGGACGGCGTAGCCGAGCGGGAGTACGAGGAAATCATGACGAAAGCCTCAGGCATGTTCCGGGCGCTCGGGGCCGGACCCCAAGATCCGGCGCA
Coding sequences within it:
- a CDS encoding SH3 domain-containing protein, with protein sequence MSLGTPKRRGLNLVGGTWGAAWGLVLFSAGAFAQTNPPAPTSPVAGEVTGNDVYVRSGPSSNYYPVSKLNAGDRVTVIGQTGEWYEIVPPSNVFSWISAEYVDTPDNVHGVVNGNNVLIRAGSDLPPFERHRSTLQMKVSRGTEVTILGESADGYLRIRPPSGVSVWISSSLVNLAGHAPPAGSQPTSVDSNAPSSAPSNPPTSTASAPTQRTQRISPSRRATPVIITGTDSALKGLPSTPERLQLVEIERTIQREMEKDADARDFGTISKELRAVADQNDDELAQRYAEARLQQLEEMASLDAAIAQMRKIDEQSEELRLRYIQQRSTMSALTTPTPAGLDAEGVLRESAVFANSATPKRLRLVDVDGDRPRTIAYVEIPPDMTIDLDKYLGHRVGVRSTSSRLQTGTVDPVPVYVVRELVLLDNDDASTQDRG
- the pabB gene encoding aminodeoxychorismate synthase component I, coding for MPSIITEFERLSVRCEIGAAIAALAPRNGTAILESAYGNPRFSRYSILADDPVDEFKWLSHSDGDAIEALHEATSRLFGHQSQEVQERLGDYHGVAEPNGPACGWIGYFAYEAGLGRGDAAPVLHRHSPAKLAHLRFYDTMAVYDRLENRWYAAGIDWPRSSAQSGNRPALRDRLRAQETRLRNIAERSIPLGHESSSAPPADIESNMSHEAYCRHVARIKGHIEAGDVYQVNLTQRFAIRSQLSHTEAYMRLRNISQPAHGALLVHDDYAVLSSSPELFLQLDGRRVITRPIKGTRPRTGNPAVDRIHRDELQTCVKERAELVMIVDLMRNDLGRVCRPGSIRVVEAAAIEEHPTVFHQVATIHGHLAEGRGWADLLRATFPPGSVTGAPKIRAMQIIDELEPTPRDVYCGSIGRIGVDGSLSLNVAIRTMIHRRGVFHCYAGGAIVADGVAEREYEEIMTKASGMFRALGAGPQDPAHARDVEVSIS
- a CDS encoding KamA family radical SAM protein, producing MDEHSCGSEPEPGGYRPIVASLTVLDNTPPILPPRNGNARRRRSTGQRARAPGAEQPSPIIDEFRRNFYPEATIEEWSDWRWQLRKRIRELDGLERIFSLSTDEHSAVEALGGRLPVGITPYYAALIDRSDADDPLRRTMIPLPGEFITGPGEADDPLAEDAYMPVPGLVHRYPDRVLFLVTNFCATYCRYCTRARLVGQTGEYHFNARQYEEGIEYIRSHPQIRDVLLSGGDPLTMSDDRIEWILSRLHDIQHVEFLRIGSKIPVVLPQRITPALCNMLRRYHPFWLSIHFMHPSEITPEVARACGRLADAGIPLGAQIVLTRGVNDDVDTMKRLVLGLLRIRVRPYYIYQCDPIAGSAHLRTPIEKGLEIVSGLRGYVTGYAVPTFVVDAPGGGGKIPIYPETLAGRDGEFVVLRNYEGKTFRYYDPETQVSRG
- a CDS encoding STAS domain-containing protein yields the protein MSIERWSDNILVVDLQDDPAFTDDLNALIDQGEADGQTAVILDFKGVNYVNSSNIAKLLKLRKKLLTEKRRLVLCEINTNVWGLFLVTGLDKVFEFTDNVAIALAGVQMASQ
- the larC gene encoding nickel pincer cofactor biosynthesis protein LarC; the protein is MRIAYFDCFSGAGGDMIAAALIDAGADPDALRGQLDSLGLAGYQLEIGKVSKQGFAGTRFRVELDASAPRPHRHLKHVVEIIERSSLSERAQATSIAVFRRLAEAESKVHGCAMEQVHFHEVGAVDAILDVTSAAICLELLGIKRVDCSPLPVGSGTITCEHGVMPVPAPATAELLHGVPIAASEETGELTTPTAAAILTTLAEGYGPVPAMRLQSTGYGAGTREGRHRPNLLRVLIGESSASGESDLVSILETNLDDATPQTVAFATERLLATGALDVYTVPIGMKKGRAGVLLTVLCDVQRTAEFEKIIFAETPTLGIRKFQVQRAKLHRRIETVQTAYGPIRVKLAEHGGTIVTASPEYEDCREAALREGIPLRVILETARLAWQSRPGRG